A single Brucella intermedia LMG 3301 DNA region contains:
- a CDS encoding Nramp family divalent metal transporter gives MAPYGENSSGAGEVTFEGWRRDRGEASMSDVHRSIRVNRSGSKFRRALSFFGPGYLVAVGYMDPGNWATSLAGGSRFGYTLLSVVLLSNLMAVLLQALCTRLAVATGRDLAQACRDAYPRFLAWPLWFLAELAICATDLAEVIGTAIGLNLLFGIPLEIGVIITAADVLLVLYLQNKGFRRVEALIITLLGVIALCFLIQILMAQPQWGEVIKGFAPTTEIIRNPDMLYIALGIIGATVMPHNLYLHSGIIQTRDYGHTSAEKREAIRFATWDSTIALTFALLVNASILILAAASFNATGNTAVEDLDKAHALLNPLLGSALAPTLFAIALLCCGLNSTITATMAGQIVMEGFIDIRLKPWLRRAITRFVAIVPAAVVTIMYGSQGTTELLILSQVVLSLQLPFAIIPLVMFTAEKKKMGSLVAPRWVTLLAAITAAIIIVLNMKLIYDFLTGVPI, from the coding sequence ATGGCTCCATATGGAGAAAATTCGTCCGGCGCTGGCGAAGTTACATTTGAAGGCTGGCGGCGCGATCGCGGTGAAGCATCCATGTCCGATGTCCACCGCTCGATCAGGGTCAATCGCTCCGGCTCGAAGTTTCGCCGCGCACTGTCCTTTTTCGGCCCGGGATATCTGGTAGCCGTTGGCTATATGGACCCCGGCAACTGGGCGACCTCGCTGGCTGGCGGCTCCCGCTTCGGCTATACGCTGCTTTCCGTCGTTCTGCTGTCCAATCTTATGGCCGTGCTCCTGCAGGCGCTTTGCACTCGCCTTGCAGTCGCGACGGGCCGCGATCTGGCGCAGGCCTGCCGGGATGCCTATCCGCGTTTTCTCGCATGGCCGCTCTGGTTTCTCGCGGAACTTGCAATCTGCGCCACCGACCTTGCCGAAGTCATCGGCACGGCCATCGGCCTCAACCTCCTGTTCGGCATTCCGCTGGAAATCGGCGTCATCATCACCGCAGCCGACGTGCTTCTGGTGCTATATCTCCAGAACAAGGGATTCCGCCGCGTCGAGGCGCTTATCATCACGCTGCTTGGCGTGATCGCGCTCTGTTTCCTCATTCAGATTTTGATGGCGCAGCCGCAATGGGGCGAAGTCATCAAAGGCTTTGCCCCCACGACCGAGATCATCCGCAATCCGGACATGCTCTATATTGCGCTTGGCATCATCGGCGCAACGGTGATGCCGCATAACCTCTATCTGCATTCCGGTATCATCCAGACGCGCGACTACGGCCATACGAGCGCTGAAAAGCGCGAGGCCATACGCTTTGCGACATGGGATTCCACCATTGCTCTGACATTCGCGCTGCTCGTCAATGCGTCGATCCTGATCCTGGCTGCTGCGAGCTTCAACGCCACCGGCAATACCGCTGTCGAAGATCTGGACAAGGCACATGCTCTCCTGAACCCGCTGCTCGGCTCGGCCCTCGCGCCAACACTCTTTGCCATTGCGCTTCTGTGTTGCGGGCTGAACTCCACCATCACCGCGACCATGGCCGGGCAGATCGTCATGGAAGGCTTCATCGACATTCGCCTGAAGCCGTGGCTGCGCCGTGCGATCACCCGTTTCGTGGCCATCGTTCCGGCTGCCGTGGTGACGATCATGTATGGCTCTCAGGGAACGACCGAGCTTCTTATCCTGTCTCAGGTCGTGTTGAGCCTGCAACTGCCCTTTGCGATCATTCCGCTTGTGATGTTCACGGCAGAGAAAAAGAAGATGGGATCACTTGTCGCTCCGCGCTGGGTCACGCTGCTTGCCGCCATCACCGCTGCAATCATCATCGTTCTGAACATGAAGCTGATTTACGACTTCCTGACCGGCGTGCCCATCTAA
- a CDS encoding SDR family oxidoreductase, with translation MTSLKDKVAIITGASSGIGRAAALLFAREGASLVLNARGLAGLERVAQEIAAFGGKAHCVAGDVSEARTHAALVAAAKDEFGGLDIAFNNAGTVGPIAPLAEIAPDDWEAVLAGNLTSAFLGARSQIPLMLERGGGSIIFTSTFVGTSVGIPGMSVYGTSKVALMGLVKGITADYGVRGIRANALLPGGVDTPMGGDEKHKEWAAGLHAMKRIAQPEEIAQAALFLAGPMSSFVAGTALYADGGNAAVK, from the coding sequence ATGACCAGCTTGAAGGACAAGGTTGCAATCATTACCGGCGCGTCGTCCGGGATAGGACGTGCGGCGGCATTGCTCTTTGCAAGAGAAGGCGCGTCGCTGGTGCTGAACGCGCGCGGACTCGCGGGCCTTGAGCGCGTCGCACAGGAGATCGCGGCGTTTGGCGGAAAGGCGCATTGTGTTGCCGGCGATGTGTCGGAAGCCCGGACCCATGCGGCGCTGGTGGCAGCGGCGAAAGATGAATTCGGCGGGCTCGATATTGCTTTCAACAATGCCGGAACCGTCGGTCCCATCGCGCCGCTTGCCGAAATCGCGCCCGACGATTGGGAAGCGGTATTGGCGGGTAATCTCACTTCCGCATTTCTGGGAGCAAGATCGCAAATCCCCCTCATGCTCGAACGGGGCGGCGGCTCGATCATCTTCACCTCCACATTTGTCGGCACGAGCGTCGGCATACCCGGCATGTCGGTTTACGGAACCTCGAAGGTGGCTCTCATGGGGCTGGTGAAGGGCATAACCGCCGATTACGGCGTCCGTGGTATCCGGGCAAATGCGCTTCTGCCGGGCGGTGTGGACACGCCAATGGGTGGAGATGAAAAACACAAGGAATGGGCCGCCGGTCTTCATGCGATGAAGCGGATCGCACAGCCGGAAGAGATCGCGCAGGCTGCGCTGTTTCTGGCGGGTCCCATGTCCAGTTTCGTTGCGGGGACAGCGCTTTATGCCGATGGCGGCAATGCTGCGGTAAAATGA
- the rsmH gene encoding 16S rRNA (cytosine(1402)-N(4))-methyltransferase RsmH → MMASLGGDNSQAGGAEVRHVPVLIAEVIDALKPVAGAVIVDGTFGAGGYTRRILEAGADVIAIDRDPTAIEAGRVMEKQFPGRLNLVESRFSALDDAVSTVKGAGSKVDGVVLDIGVSSMQIDEAERGFSFQKDGPLDMRMSKKGPSAADVVNRLKTGDLARIFNFLGEERHAGRIARMIDKRRTAQPFTRTLDLANAIETLVGRNPKDRIHPATRVFQALRVYVNDELGELARALLAAERILKPGGRLVVVTFHSLEDRMVKRYFADRAGGSAGSRHLPETHVRLASFTPAIKGAVGPTAEEEERNPRARSAKLRAGTRTENPPLEDDLSLFGLPKLPETNELARS, encoded by the coding sequence ATGATGGCAAGCCTCGGCGGAGACAATTCTCAAGCCGGTGGGGCTGAAGTCCGTCACGTTCCGGTGCTGATTGCCGAAGTGATCGATGCCCTGAAGCCCGTAGCTGGCGCGGTGATCGTCGATGGGACATTCGGCGCGGGTGGTTACACGCGCCGCATACTCGAAGCGGGTGCGGACGTGATCGCGATTGACCGCGATCCGACCGCAATCGAAGCCGGGCGGGTGATGGAAAAACAGTTTCCGGGCAGGCTCAATCTGGTCGAGTCCCGGTTCTCTGCCCTGGATGACGCGGTCTCGACAGTGAAGGGAGCGGGCAGCAAGGTGGACGGCGTTGTGCTCGATATTGGCGTGTCGTCGATGCAGATCGATGAGGCCGAGCGCGGCTTCTCCTTCCAGAAGGACGGTCCGCTCGACATGCGCATGTCGAAAAAAGGGCCGAGCGCTGCCGATGTGGTCAACCGTCTCAAGACCGGCGATCTGGCCCGCATCTTCAATTTCCTGGGCGAGGAACGCCATGCGGGCCGTATCGCGCGCATGATCGACAAGCGCCGCACGGCACAGCCTTTCACGCGCACGCTCGATCTTGCCAATGCCATCGAAACGCTGGTCGGTCGCAACCCGAAGGATCGCATTCATCCGGCCACGCGGGTGTTTCAGGCGCTGCGTGTCTATGTGAACGACGAGTTAGGCGAACTGGCGCGGGCGCTGCTTGCTGCCGAGCGCATCCTGAAGCCGGGCGGACGGTTGGTTGTCGTGACCTTCCATTCGCTCGAAGACCGCATGGTGAAGCGTTACTTCGCGGACCGGGCGGGCGGCAGCGCCGGATCGCGCCATCTGCCGGAAACGCATGTTCGTCTCGCGAGCTTTACGCCGGCGATCAAGGGTGCGGTCGGCCCGACGGCTGAGGAAGAAGAACGAAATCCGCGTGCGCGCTCGGCGAAGCTGCGCGCCGGAACAAGGACGGAAAATCCGCCACTGGAAGACGATCTATCGCTTTTCGGGTTGCCCAAACTGCCCGAGACGAACGAACTGGCCCGGAGTTAA